Within the Achromobacter spanius genome, the region TGAAGCCCTTTTTCAGGGTCTTGTAGCGGGGATCGTCGTGGGTCACGCTGATGCTCATGTCGGCTTGCCTCCCGGGCCTGGGAGTCAGGCCGCGACGCATCAAGGATAGGCCGAGAGCGCCCCGAACATCTGTAAGAGGAGTCCGATTTTCTACTGATACCGTTCGCGATATCCCACCGGCGACATGCCGCAATATTTATTGAAGATGTCGCGAAACGCCTTGGTGTCGTTGTAGCCCACTTCGTACATGACTTCGGCCACGCTCTTGCGCGAGCTTTCCAGCCGTTTCTTGGCCGCTTCCACGCGCACTCGCTGCAGGTATTCCACGATGCTGTTGCCCGTGGCCTGCCGAAAGCGCCGTTCCAGCGTGCGGCGTCCCATGGCATGACGGCCGGCCAGATCTTCCACGGTGATTTTTTCCGTGTAGCGGCCTTCGATGTAGGTCTGCACGGCGCGCACCACCTCGTCGGCGTGGGCCTTCTGGCCCATGAATACCGCGAACGGCAATTGGCTCTGGCGGCTCCAGTCCAGTTGGAAATACTTGGCGCACCAGATGGCGGTGTCGCGGTCGGTGTATTTTTCGATCAGGTGCAGCACCAGATGCGCCGCTGAAAATGCGCCGCCGCTGGTGTAGACGCCGTTCTCGGCCATGACGACGCGGTCGCTGATCCAGCGGACATTCGGAAACAGGCTGGCGTACAGGTTCTGCGCCACCCAATGCACCACCGCCTGCTGTCCGTCCAGCACGCCGCCCGCGGCCAACAGCGCGGCGCCCATGCACAGGCTGGCCACTTCGCCGCCGTTGCGATGATGGGTCGACAACCAATCGACCAGCTCGCGGTTGGACTGGACCACGTCGGACACCGTGCCCAGCAATGGCGGTGCAATGCAGATGTCGATGTGCGGCGCGTCGGCCAACACCAGATCGGCCTGTACCTTGATGCGCCCTTCATCCAGGCTGACCTCGCGCGTAAGCGCCAGGGTGCGCACGTGGAATTGGGGTTCGCGCCCTTGCGCGGCCAGGTAGTTATTGGCCACCAGGAAGCCGTGGCGCGCGGTTTCCAGGGACGCAATGTTGGTGCCCGTGGGCAGAAGAAACGCGACGTTTTTCATGACGCTAAGCATACGCCCGAGCGTTGACGCAATCCACCCGCAAGAATGTCGCAATCCCCTATCTGAAAGCGCTGCCGATCCCGATAAAGTGGCGTTTACGGCCTGGGAGGCCGGACGGCGGCAGGCGTGGCCAGCGGGCACGCCCCGCCGATACAACAACAGCGACCAAAGGAGTGTGCGATGGAAGAATACGTAGATGGTTTCTTGCTGCCGGTGCCCAAGGCCAACCTGGCCGACTACAAGAAGATGGCGGAACAGGCCAAAGTGGTCTGGCTGGATCATGGCGCGCTGGATTACCGCGAATGCGTGGCTGATGAACTGGGCGGTGAAAACATGCGCTCGTTTGCCGAAGCCGCGGGCGTGAAGGACGGAGAAACAGCGGTCTTCGCCTGGATTCTGTATGCCAGCAAGGCCGACCGCGACCGCATCAACCCGCTGGTCATGGCCGACCCCCGCCTGGCAAATATGAGCGGTTGCGAAAACGTGTTCGATTTCAAGCGGATGTGCTGGGGCGGATTCACCACCTTGGTAAGCAAATAAAAAAGTGACGCGGCGTGTCGATCTTGGCACCGCCCGTTCGTCGTATAGGCAGGGACCAAACGGTAAAGCCTCTTGTGACGCCGCTCCGTCCCCCACCCACCACTCAACCGTTTTCGGAGACGCATCATGGCAACGCCCGCCACCACGCCCATTCCCGCCGGCATGCACACGCTGACCGCGCACATCATCTGCGAAGGCGCTGCCGACGCCATCGCCTTCTACAAAAAGGCCTTCAACGCCGAGGAGCTTGCGCGCTTGCCCGGCCCCAACGGCAAGATCATGCACGCGGCTGTGCGCATCGGCGATTCCGTGCTGATGCTGATGGATGATTTCGCCGAATGGGGCAGCCTGGGCCCGAAGGCGCTCAAAGGCACGCCCGTCACGCTGCATTTGTACGTAAAGGACGTAGACGCCGCGATGAAGCAAGCTGTGGACGCCGGCGCCACCCTGGCGATGCCCGCCGAAGATATGTTCTGGGGCGACCGCTACGGTCAGGTGTTGGACCCGTTTGGCCATCGCTGGTCGATCGCCACGCACCAGTTCGACTACACGCCCGAAGAAATCCAGCAGAACATGGCCAAGATGGGCGAGATGTCGGGTTGCGGCGACGCCAGCAAGAAGTAAGCACACGGCCAGGCTTAGGGCACGCAGGTCTGCACGGCCTGCGTTTGACCAGAGTTCGCCCTGCGTTTGCCCTGCCCCTGCGCGCTACTTATTGCGGGTACGGCCCCAGGAAATCCAGCTTGGCGAGCTTCACGCCCGCATTGCGCAGAATCGCGTAGGCGGTCGTCACGTGGAAGTAGAAGTTCGGCAGCGCAAAGCTCAGCAGATATGTGTCGCCCTTGAACTCGGGCTTGAAGTCGCCGAAGTTGATGACGATCTGCCGGTCCTCGGCGCCGTCGAACTGCTCGGGCGTCACGCTTTGCAGATAGGCGATCGTGTCCTGGATGCGTTGCTGCAATTGCGCAAACGTGGTTTCTTCATCGGGAAACTTGGGCGCCTGCCCCTGCGACAAACGCTGCACGGCGAACTTGGCCGCATCGCTGGCGCGTTGGATCTGGCCCGACAAGGGGTACATGTCAGGCGCCAGGCGCGCGTTGACCAGGTCAGCGGGGTCGGTGCCCGCTGCTTCGGCATGGGCAAGGCCCTTTTCCAGCAGGCTGGCCAGCACGGTCAAGCCGCGGATGAACACGGGCACGGATGCCTGATAAACAGAAAGCGTCATGGCAGGAAGTTCCAAAGGGGTTCGTCTGC harbors:
- a CDS encoding DUF1993 domain-containing protein; protein product: MTLSVYQASVPVFIRGLTVLASLLEKGLAHAEAAGTDPADLVNARLAPDMYPLSGQIQRASDAAKFAVQRLSQGQAPKFPDEETTFAQLQQRIQDTIAYLQSVTPEQFDGAEDRQIVINFGDFKPEFKGDTYLLSFALPNFYFHVTTAYAILRNAGVKLAKLDFLGPYPQ
- a CDS encoding GlxA family transcriptional regulator gives rise to the protein MLSVMKNVAFLLPTGTNIASLETARHGFLVANNYLAAQGREPQFHVRTLALTREVSLDEGRIKVQADLVLADAPHIDICIAPPLLGTVSDVVQSNRELVDWLSTHHRNGGEVASLCMGAALLAAGGVLDGQQAVVHWVAQNLYASLFPNVRWISDRVVMAENGVYTSGGAFSAAHLVLHLIEKYTDRDTAIWCAKYFQLDWSRQSQLPFAVFMGQKAHADEVVRAVQTYIEGRYTEKITVEDLAGRHAMGRRTLERRFRQATGNSIVEYLQRVRVEAAKKRLESSRKSVAEVMYEVGYNDTKAFRDIFNKYCGMSPVGYRERYQ
- a CDS encoding VOC family protein, yielding MATPATTPIPAGMHTLTAHIICEGAADAIAFYKKAFNAEELARLPGPNGKIMHAAVRIGDSVLMLMDDFAEWGSLGPKALKGTPVTLHLYVKDVDAAMKQAVDAGATLAMPAEDMFWGDRYGQVLDPFGHRWSIATHQFDYTPEEIQQNMAKMGEMSGCGDASKK
- a CDS encoding DUF1428 domain-containing protein, with product MEEYVDGFLLPVPKANLADYKKMAEQAKVVWLDHGALDYRECVADELGGENMRSFAEAAGVKDGETAVFAWILYASKADRDRINPLVMADPRLANMSGCENVFDFKRMCWGGFTTLVSK